Proteins from a genomic interval of Colletes latitarsis isolate SP2378_abdomen chromosome 12, iyColLati1, whole genome shotgun sequence:
- the Oct-tyrr gene encoding octopamine-Tyramine receptor, which produces MNSSGESGGTMTEDYEVTGCGPPEEETGSNLPVWEAAAASLTLGFLVLATVLGNALVILSVFTYRPLRIVQNFFIVSLAVADLAVAILVMPFNVAYLLLGKWIFGIHLCKLWLTCDVLCCTASILNLCAIALDRYWAITDPINYAQKRTLKRVLATIAGVWILSGAISSPPLAGWNDWPEELEPGTPCQLTRRQGYVIYSSLGSFFIPLLLMSLVYLEIFLATRRRLRERARQSRLGAVQSTRHREVDDAEESVSSETNHNERSTPRVHAKPSLIDDEPTEVTIGGNATTSSRRLASGQAPATTTTVYQFIEERQRISLSKERRAARTLGVIMGVFVVCWLPFFLMYVIVPFCPACCPSDRMVYFITWLGYVNSALNPLIYTIFNLDYRRAFRRLLRIR; this is translated from the coding sequence ATGAACTCCAGCGGCGAGTCAGGCGGCACAATGACCGAGGACTACGAGGTAACAGGCTGTGGTCCACCAGAGGAGGAAACTGGCTCGAACTTGCCAGTCTGGGAAGCTGCAGCCGCCTCCCTGACCCTGGGCTTCCTCGTTCTGGCGACGGTGCTGGGCAACGCGTTGGTGATCCTGAGCGTGTTCACCTACAGACCGCTGAGGATCGTTCAGAACTTCTTCATCGTCTCTCTGGCGGTGGCTGACCTCGCTGTGGCGATCCTGGTGATGCCTTTCAACGTGGCGTACCTCCTCCTGGGCAAGTGGATCTTCGGGATACACCTGTGCAAGCTGTGGCTGACCTGCGACGTGCTCTGCTGCACCGCCAGCATCTTGAATCTCTGCGCCATAGCTCTGGATCGCTACTGGGCCATCACCGATCCCATCAACTACGCGCAGAAACGCACCCTGAAGAGAGTGTTGGCGACGATAGCAGGCGTCTGGATCCTCTCAGGTGCCATCAGCTCGCCGCCGTTGGCAGGTTGGAACGACTGGCCTGAGGAACTGGAGCCGGGAACGCCCTGTCAGCTGACCAGAAGACAGGGCTACGTGATCTACTCGTCCCTCGGTTCGTTCTTCATACCTCTGTTGCTGATGAGCCTAGTTTACTTGGAGATTTTCCTCGCGACGAGGAGGAGGCTCCGCGAGAGGGCCAGGCAGAGCAGACTGGGGGCCGTGCAGTCCACCAGGCATCGCGAGGTCGACGACGCGGAGGAGTCAGTCAGCTCTGAGACGAACCATAACGAGAGATCGACGCCGCGCGTCCACGCGAAGCCATCGCTGATAGACGACGAGCCCACGGAGGTGACCATCGGGGGCAACGCCACCACCTCCTCCAGGAGGCTGGCCAGCGGACAAGCGCCCGCCACGACGACCACCGTCTATCAGTTCATTGAAGAACGCCAGAGAATCTCTCTGTCGAAGGAGAGAAGAGCCGCGAGGACGCTGGGCGTCATCATGGGTGTCTTCGTCGTCTGTTGGCTCCCATTCTTCCTCATGTACGTCATCGTGCCCTTCTGCCCGGCCTGCTGTCCCTCCGATCGAATGGTCTACTTCATCACGTGGCTCGGTTACGTGAACAGCGCCCTGAACCCGCTCATCTACACGATCTTCAACCTCGACTACAGGAGAGCCTTCAGAAGGCTGCTGCGCATCCGCTGA